TTGTTGACATTGCAGCTGCCATCAGCCTCGGACACTTGCGTACAACCGGAATGCTCAAGCTTGGCGCGGTAAGAGGCGGAAATTGCGAATGCCGGAGAAACCGTTCCTGCGACCAGTGCAGTGGTTAACAGTGCAAGGATAATCTTTTTCATCATTAACTCTCTTTTCTAAAAATTATGAGTAAAACAGTGACCCTGTTTTACATTGTGTTTGCTCTATCCTTGCAGGCCCTCATTCCCGGAATGCTGTCTTGCTCGTTGGCAAGTCCATTGGGCAGGCCGCGATTCTGTCTACTTACATTCATAGCGTAAATGATCAAGAGGTGAAGTATTGCGTTGAATCAACCCTGGTTGAAACATCGTCGTCCCCAGGAGTTGTCTGATTGAATAATGACGGTGGGTTGCAAATACGCAGAAGGGATGAACGAAAAAGCCCAGCACCCATGGATGCCGGGCCAGATTTATTACGCGGTACGCATCGCTTTTATCTTCGAGTAACCGTACTCGAAAATCATGTCAGTGGTACACATAAAGACAATCACATCACCCGACCCGCATTCTTCCAGCGTTTCGTTTAATTCCGCATCAAACTCTTTCGACAGTTGCGGCATCAACATCTGCATGTCGCCTGGATAATCTTCATCTTCGTCTGCTGGCATATCTTCAATTTTTGAACCGCGCACCACATAAACCAACACGTTTTTGTCGTTGAACACGATTGGTGCACGCAGATGCTTGCCCGTAGGATGCTTAGCCATTTTGTTACCCTTTTGCTTTATGCTGGAAATTTGGCGCTATCCTCGCAAAAGATGATGCGAAAAGACAGTCTCAGTGTGATGACAAGCCGTCGTTACCCACTAAGCTTGTCGGATATCAAAACTGAAACTGAGGTTAATATGAATCAGAAAATGGCTGCGAAATGTCACTGTGGTGCCGTCGCCTTTACCGTAGAACTCACCGATGGATTTAATACCATTCGCCGCTGTAACTGCTCGTTTTGCCGCATGCGCGGCGCAATCGCAGTCTCAGCTCCGCTTTCTGGTATCGACGTTACCAAAGGCAAAGATAAACTGACTGAATACCGCTTTAACACCGGCGAAGCGGTGCATTTTTTCTGTTCCGTATGCGGGATTTACACCTTCCACCAACGTCGCTCCAACCCCGAACAATATGGCGTTAACGTTGCCTGCATCGAAGGGGTTTCTCCGTTTGATTTCCCTAAGGTCACCGTGATGGAGGGGGCTCATCATCCGAAAGATGGCGGGGGTGGCGTGGCGGGGTATTTGACCTTTACAGCAACACCATAAGTCGGGTGAGGATACCCATCGGTATCCTCATTAAGGACTAACGCCCTTCCC
The nucleotide sequence above comes from Buttiauxella selenatireducens. Encoded proteins:
- a CDS encoding GFA family protein, producing MNQKMAAKCHCGAVAFTVELTDGFNTIRRCNCSFCRMRGAIAVSAPLSGIDVTKGKDKLTEYRFNTGEAVHFFCSVCGIYTFHQRRSNPEQYGVNVACIEGVSPFDFPKVTVMEGAHHPKDGGGGVAGYLTFTATP